GTGTCCTTAATTAATAGGGTGTATGTCCCTGATATATAGGGTGTATGTCCCTGATTATAGGGTGTGTGTCCCTGATAAATAGGTGTGTGTCCTTGATAAATAGGTGTGTGTCCTTGTTTATCGGGGAGCAAAATGACACAAGGCAGCCTAAGCTGCCTTGTTTGTAATGATTGGATTTTCTACCACATTAGGTCATCAGGAATCACATAGTCTTTATATGGGTCATCCTCATCTACGTCGTCTGCGGTTGATTCACTGGTTGAAACCACAGCTTCAGGTACTCGCGTCGCTATTTTTTCTGCAACTATGGTTGGTATGACAGCGTAGCTCTCGCCATAGCGCGCAATACTCAAAATCCCTTTACTCAGTTGATTTCGAATCAGCTCTTCAACATATAGATACTTAACTAGGGTGCCGTCAGTAAAGTTGTACTTAATCTCACCTTTTGAGGTATCGATACGGTTCATATCAATAAGCTGCTTAACCTGTGCCTTGAGCTCTTTAGCTAGGCGCGCCTGTTCACGTTCTTGGTTAATTTTCTTATCACGCTCTTGCTGGGCAACGCGGTTTTCTTCTGCCGCGGCCTTCGCTTCTCTTGATTGAACTCGGGACTTTTTAGCGCCTTTCTTAGCCTTTTTTAGCTTCTTTTCATTCACTAAGCCCGCTTTTAACATTTGTTCTTGAAGGGTCAGTTTCGCCATCTTTATTTCTTCTTTCTATTTCACTCAATACTGCTATTTTCGCATGCCTTAGGGGCGCTTTGCTAGAGTTTGTCGAGCTTAAACGACATCAAATACTAATCGGCTTAAAAGATGCATAAAAAAACCCGCACATCATTGCGCGGGTTTTTGATATCTAGTGGAAGATTATTCCCATTCGATTGTTGCAGGTGGCTTACCTGAAATATCGTAAACAACGCGCGAAATACCATCAACCTCGTTGATAATGCGATTTGAAACCTTACCTAAGAAGTCATATGGCAGGTGTGCCCAATGCGCAGTCATAAAGTCGATAGTCTCAACAGCACGCAAAGAAACAACCCAATCGTATTTACGACCATCACCCATAACGCCGACCGAGCGAACTGGTAGGAATACAGTAAAGGCTTGCGACACCTTGTTGTATAGATCCGCTGCATGTAACTCTTCAATGAAGATAGCATCAGCGCGACGCAATAGGTCACAATATTCTTTCTTGATCTCACCAAGAACACGTACACCTAGACCAGGACCTGGGAAAGGGTGGCGGTAAAGCATGTTATAAGGCAGACCAAGCTCTAGACCAATCTTACGCACTTCATCTTTAAATAACTCACGAAGCGGTTCAACTAGCCCCATTTCCATATCATCTGGCAAACCGCCAACGTTATGGTGAGATTTAATAACGTGCGCTTTACCTGTTTTCGATGCCGCTGACTCAATTACATCTGGGTAGATAGTACCTTGCGCAAGCCATTTAGCATTCTTCAATTTCTTCGACTCTTCATCGAAAACATCAATGAATACATGACCGATAGTTTTACGCTTCTGTTCTGGATCAGATTGGCCTTCAAGGGCGCTCAAGAAACGCTCTTCTGCTTCAATCTTAATGATATTCAGACCAAAGTGGTCACCAAACATATCCATCACTTGCTCGCCTTCGTTAAGACGAAGCAGGCCGTTATCAACAAATACGCAAGTCAGTTTGTCACCAATTGCACGGTGAACCAGCATAGCCACAACCGAAGAATCTACACCACCAGACAGACCAAGGATAACCTCGTCATCACCTACCTGTTCTTTGATACGAGCAATCGCATCATCAATAATAGATTGAGAGGTCCATAGCTTTTCACAACCACAAACATTAAGAACAAAGTTCTCTAGCATGCGATTACCTTGGCGAGTGTGCGTCACTTCAGGGTGGAACTGCACGCCATAGTATTTTTTATCTTCGTTTGCCATAGCTGCAAATGGACAGGTATCCGTTTGCGCAATCTTGGTAAAATCAGATGGGATCTCAACAACTTTATCGCCGTGACTCATCCACACATCAAGTAAGGCTTTACCATCTTCAGCAATAGCATCTTCGATGCTATTGAATAGTGCTGATTCTTGTACAACCTTAACTTGCGCATAACCGAACTCGCGCTCATCAGAGCCTGCAACCTTGCCGCCAAGTTGCTCAGCCATGGTTTGCATGCCATAGCAGATACCAAATACAGGAACACCTGAATCGAATACATATTGAGGGGCGCGTGGGGAGTTAGCTGCAGTTACACTCTCCGGACCGCCAGAAAGAATGATACCGTCTGGGTTAAATTCACGAATGTCCGCTTCTTCTACATCCCAGCTCCAAAGCTCACAGTAAACACCAATTTCACGAACGCGACGCGCAACAAGTTGAGTGTACTGAGAACCAAAATCAAGGATCAAAATACGCTGGTCATGGATATTCTTAGTCATTTAGAAATCTCAATAGTATTAGATGGATGGAGGCAAATTTACCTCCAAAACTTTAAATAATCTGTTACCCCTAATCGCTAGGGGTAGTTAAGTTGATATTGGCTAAGTTGAATTCCTTGAACTCAAGGAATTCAGCGGTACAAATATTAACCTAGGCGGTAGTTTGGTGCTTCTTTAGTGATCTGAACATCATGAACATGAGATTCATTCAGACCAGCACCAGAGATACGTACAAATTCAGCTTTGGTACGCATATCTTCAATTGTCGGGCTACCAGTAAGCCCCATGCTTGAACGTAAGCCACCCATTTGTTGGTGAACGATCTCTTTCAAGCGACCTTTATATGCGATACGACCTTCGATGCCTTCAGGAACAAGTTTGTCAGCAGCGTTATCTGTTTGGAAGTAACGGTCTGAAGAGCCTTGAGACATTGCAGCTAGAGAGCCCATGCCACGATAAGACTTATAAGAACGACCTTGATATAGGATAACCTCACCCGGTGCTTCTTCAGTACCTGCAAACATAGAGCCAACCATCACACAAGATGCGCCCGCTACGATAGCTTTACAGATATCACCAGAGAAACGAATGCCGCCATCAGCGATAACTGGAATATCGAACTCTTGCGCAACTTCAGCGGCATCAGCGATAGCTGTCACTTGAGGAACACCAACACCAGTAACAATACGAGTGGTACAGATTGAACCTGGGCCAATACCCACTTTAACTGCGCTTACACCAGCGTCGATAAGTGCACGAGCACCTGCGCTAGTTGCAACGTTACCACCGATGATATCTAGATCTGGGTATGCTGCACGTGTTTCGCGGATACGGTTAAGAACACCTTCAGAGTGACCATGAGATGAATCGATTAATAGGACATCAACACCGGCTTCAACTAAAGCGGCAACGCGCTCTTCGTTACCCGCGCCAGCACCAACTGCGGCGCCAACACGTAGACGGCCACGCTCATCTTTACATGCGTTAGGTTTACGCTCTGCTTTATGGAAATCTTTTGCCGTGATCATGCCGCGAAGTTTGAATTCATCATTTACAACGAGAACTTTTTCAACGCGAGCTTCGTGCATTTTCTCTTGAACTTCTTCAGGAGAAGCGCCTTCTGTCACTGCCGCTAGGCGAGCTTTAGGCGTCATTACTTCTTCAACCGTTTTGGTTAGTTCAGTAACAAAACGAATATCACGCCCCGTGATAATGCCCACGAGTTCTTGACCGTCCGCTACTACAGGGAAGCCAGCAAAACCATGTTTTTCAGTTAGCTTAAGAACTTCACTAATAGTTTGTTCAGGGCGAACAGTCACTGGGTCAGAAACAATGCCTGCTTCAAAGATCTTAACTTGGCGAACCATCTCAGCTTGCTGTTCAATAGACATATTCTTATGAATGAAACCGATACCCCCCTCTTGAGCCAGAGCAATCGCTAAGCGAGCTTCTGTAACTGTATCCATAGATGCAGAGATCATTGGGATGTTTAGGGTAATGTTTTTCGTCAAACGAGTGCGCAGATCAGCAGTGTTTGGGAGAACAGTGGAGTGTGCTGGAACCAATAATACATCGTCGAAGGTCAGCGCTTCTTTGGCAATACGTAGCATTTGCAATATCTCACAACAATAAGTAAAAAATAGAGAAATCCAACACCTAACAGGAAGCTAGAAGATTGCGTTGGATTGATATTGCGGAGGGATTATACGCAGAGCGCAAACGATTGGCTAGACATTTTTATATTTTTTATTTGCACTCAAGCCATTGATGTGTATTATATTGGAGCTATCTTCCATACTCATGCCTAACGAGTTGAATTTGCCCTCCCAACCAAATAAAAACATCTATACCGTCTCACGCTTAAATGCAGATGTTCGTCTGTTACTAGAAAACGAAATGGGTATAGTGTGGCTTATCGGCGAAATATCAAACTTCTCAGCCCCAGTTTCTGGGCATTGGTACCTCACTCTAAAAGACTCTCGCGCCCAGGTTAAATGTGCCATGTTTCGTGGCAACAACCGTCGAGTAAGCTTTAAACCTGAGAATGGAAAACAGGTATTGGTAAAAGCACGCCTCTCTTTATATGAGCCACGTGGAGATTATCAACTGATCATCGACTCTATGCAGCCAGAAGGCGATGGCAGACTGCAACAGCAATTCGAGCAACTAAAAATGCAACTTGCTGGCGAAGGGTTGTTTGCTCAATCAAGTAAACTGCCTATTCCTGAGCATCCACAGCGAATTGGTGTTGTCACCTCATCTACTGGCGCTGCATTACACGATATTCTGCGCGTGCTAAAGCGTCGCGACCCTAGCCTACCTGTAATCATCTACCCTACCCTTGTACAAGGCGAATCTGCAGCTTTTAGTATCGCGCAGGCAATCGGCTTAGCAAACGAGCGCAACGAGTGCGATGTATTAATTGTTGGCCGAGGTGGCGGTTCTTTGGAAGACCTTTGGTGTTTCAACCATGAGGCAGTAGCTCGCACAATTGCCGCCAGCCAGATCCCGATTATCAGTGCCGTTGGGCATGAAGTTGATGTCACTATTGCAGATTTCGTTGCCGATATGCGCGCCGCTACCCCATCAGCAGCAGCTGAACTTGTCAGCCGAGATCAGAGCTACAAGCTCGATCAACTTGTCTCCAAGAAACGTCAGCTTATCGCCGCGATTAAGCAACAACTGGCCATGCATCAGCAACAGATGTTGATACAGCAGCATAGATTACAGCAGTTACACCCTAAGCATCAGTTGCAACAACAAAGCCAGCAGCTTGATGAAAAAGAAACCCGCATAAGACAAGCAATACGTGACCTATTAGCGGCACGAAAACAGCAGCTAGCTAATCTCAGCCATCGACTTGAGCTACGCTCACCTGACAACCAATTAATTACGGCAAAGCAGCAACTCACAAGCCTTGAACAAAGGCTACATAGTGCGCTATCTACCCGTATGAATAAAGAAAAGTATGCCCTTGGGTTGCTGGCAGAAAAGCTCGACGCAGTCAGTCCGCTGGCCACAATGAAGCGTGGCTACTCAATCAGTTCGATAGGATCAACTGTGGTTACAAAAGCCAAGCAAGTTAAAGCTGATGATATGCTTACTACCCGCTTTGCTGATGGCAAGATCACCTCAAAGGTTATATCTATAGAGTCGTGAACAAACCTTTAGTTCATAGCATGGGTAATGCCAGTACGAGAATGTCACGCTCTATATTTAGTCACTACAGTACAAGACTAGGCAACAGGCTGAAACTCAAAGCGAGCACGAGATTTAGACTTTAACTCATTGCAGCTATTACAAAAATAACTGGCAGCCCCACACGCTTGTAGCTTTTCCATCTCGGCATCACAATCAGGACAAAAACCTACCTTGTTATAGTGTTGTTCACAGCTATGACATACGTACTTTCCATCCCATTCCAGATCACTGTTACATTGTGGGCATTTATTTTGCTGCATATTACACTCCAACTTCCATAAAACACTTATATTCTATGATATATGCCCTCGTTCATAGAAACTCAATCAATTAGCCCAAAAAAGATCTTAGCTAGATCATCGCCTTTGTGTTCCTTGAACAGCGATCTACATCAAAAAGAACATTTATATAACCACATACCGAAAGCATAAGTTACATATCCTGTTTTTGGATTTACAGAAGAACATTACACTAATGCAGTTAGTAAAAAGCCGAATTACAAGACAATAATAAAACGATCTTTTCGTGAATGATGTCGAAATACAGGTTTATGTAATAAGAGATATGCTTCGGGACAAGCTATCTCTATAACGCAGGTATAAAAAAACCGCCTGACGGCGGTTTATCTGTTTATCGCTTACTGCGACCTTTCAGCATCTGGTCAAGGCGCTTCTTACGGCGCTCTTGAGAGATGGTC
Above is a genomic segment from Vibrio gallicus containing:
- a CDS encoding DUF2058 domain-containing protein codes for the protein MAKLTLQEQMLKAGLVNEKKLKKAKKGAKKSRVQSREAKAAAEENRVAQQERDKKINQEREQARLAKELKAQVKQLIDMNRIDTSKGEIKYNFTDGTLVKYLYVEELIRNQLSKGILSIARYGESYAVIPTIVAEKIATRVPEAVVSTSESTADDVDEDDPYKDYVIPDDLMW
- the guaB gene encoding IMP dehydrogenase, with protein sequence MLRIAKEALTFDDVLLVPAHSTVLPNTADLRTRLTKNITLNIPMISASMDTVTEARLAIALAQEGGIGFIHKNMSIEQQAEMVRQVKIFEAGIVSDPVTVRPEQTISEVLKLTEKHGFAGFPVVADGQELVGIITGRDIRFVTELTKTVEEVMTPKARLAAVTEGASPEEVQEKMHEARVEKVLVVNDEFKLRGMITAKDFHKAERKPNACKDERGRLRVGAAVGAGAGNEERVAALVEAGVDVLLIDSSHGHSEGVLNRIRETRAAYPDLDIIGGNVATSAGARALIDAGVSAVKVGIGPGSICTTRIVTGVGVPQVTAIADAAEVAQEFDIPVIADGGIRFSGDICKAIVAGASCVMVGSMFAGTEEAPGEVILYQGRSYKSYRGMGSLAAMSQGSSDRYFQTDNAADKLVPEGIEGRIAYKGRLKEIVHQQMGGLRSSMGLTGSPTIEDMRTKAEFVRISGAGLNESHVHDVQITKEAPNYRLG
- the guaA gene encoding glutamine-hydrolyzing GMP synthase, giving the protein MTKNIHDQRILILDFGSQYTQLVARRVREIGVYCELWSWDVEEADIREFNPDGIILSGGPESVTAANSPRAPQYVFDSGVPVFGICYGMQTMAEQLGGKVAGSDEREFGYAQVKVVQESALFNSIEDAIAEDGKALLDVWMSHGDKVVEIPSDFTKIAQTDTCPFAAMANEDKKYYGVQFHPEVTHTRQGNRMLENFVLNVCGCEKLWTSQSIIDDAIARIKEQVGDDEVILGLSGGVDSSVVAMLVHRAIGDKLTCVFVDNGLLRLNEGEQVMDMFGDHFGLNIIKIEAEERFLSALEGQSDPEQKRKTIGHVFIDVFDEESKKLKNAKWLAQGTIYPDVIESAASKTGKAHVIKSHHNVGGLPDDMEMGLVEPLRELFKDEVRKIGLELGLPYNMLYRHPFPGPGLGVRVLGEIKKEYCDLLRRADAIFIEELHAADLYNKVSQAFTVFLPVRSVGVMGDGRKYDWVVSLRAVETIDFMTAHWAHLPYDFLGKVSNRIINEVDGISRVVYDISGKPPATIEWE
- the xseA gene encoding exodeoxyribonuclease VII large subunit → MPNELNLPSQPNKNIYTVSRLNADVRLLLENEMGIVWLIGEISNFSAPVSGHWYLTLKDSRAQVKCAMFRGNNRRVSFKPENGKQVLVKARLSLYEPRGDYQLIIDSMQPEGDGRLQQQFEQLKMQLAGEGLFAQSSKLPIPEHPQRIGVVTSSTGAALHDILRVLKRRDPSLPVIIYPTLVQGESAAFSIAQAIGLANERNECDVLIVGRGGGSLEDLWCFNHEAVARTIAASQIPIISAVGHEVDVTIADFVADMRAATPSAAAELVSRDQSYKLDQLVSKKRQLIAAIKQQLAMHQQQMLIQQHRLQQLHPKHQLQQQSQQLDEKETRIRQAIRDLLAARKQQLANLSHRLELRSPDNQLITAKQQLTSLEQRLHSALSTRMNKEKYALGLLAEKLDAVSPLATMKRGYSISSIGSTVVTKAKQVKADDMLTTRFADGKITSKVISIES
- a CDS encoding zinc ribbon domain-containing protein; this encodes MQQNKCPQCNSDLEWDGKYVCHSCEQHYNKVGFCPDCDAEMEKLQACGAASYFCNSCNELKSKSRARFEFQPVA